Proteins encoded together in one Desulfuromonas sp. window:
- a CDS encoding histidine--tRNA ligase: MSITGIKGMNDILPETISTWQFIEANAHRIFKSFGFSEIRVPVVEKTELFCRSIGEATDIVEKEMYTFNDRSDNSLTLRPEGTAPVMRSLIQHKLYNADPIQKLYYSGPMFRYERPQKGRYRQFHQIGAEVIGADDPKIDAQVLAMLSHFFTEIGINDVELQINSLGCPECRPDFRDELTAFLKKRLDQLCDDCRRRYTANPLRVLDCKVPGCKDATIDAPDMLDQLCAVCNDHFTAVKNHLDQIDVAYSINPRMVRGLDYYTKTTFEMITGNLGSQNAVAAGGRYDGLIKALGGPELPGIGFAMGVERLALLLQGSSTISDDVPQLFIAALGAPAIAEGFCILTELQRKGICAEMDYHGRSLKAQLKRADKIRTRFTLILGEDELASGKALLRNMSDGSQQEIELSNIASVLAEAVS, encoded by the coding sequence GTGAGTATTACAGGCATCAAAGGTATGAATGACATCCTGCCGGAAACGATCTCGACCTGGCAGTTCATCGAAGCAAACGCCCACCGCATTTTCAAAAGTTTCGGATTCAGTGAGATCCGCGTACCGGTCGTCGAAAAAACGGAACTCTTTTGCCGATCGATCGGTGAAGCCACCGATATCGTTGAAAAGGAGATGTACACCTTTAATGACCGGAGTGACAATTCACTGACCCTGCGGCCGGAGGGAACTGCTCCGGTTATGCGATCACTGATCCAGCACAAGCTGTACAATGCCGACCCGATTCAGAAGCTTTACTATTCAGGTCCGATGTTTCGTTATGAACGGCCGCAAAAAGGGCGTTACCGCCAATTTCACCAGATCGGTGCCGAGGTGATCGGAGCAGACGATCCGAAAATCGATGCCCAGGTTCTGGCGATGCTGTCCCATTTCTTTACTGAAATCGGGATCAATGATGTTGAGTTGCAGATCAATTCGCTCGGCTGTCCGGAATGCCGGCCGGATTTTCGGGACGAACTGACTGCCTTTCTGAAAAAGAGACTGGATCAGCTCTGTGATGATTGCCGTCGACGTTACACAGCGAATCCGCTCCGGGTCCTCGATTGCAAAGTTCCCGGCTGCAAGGACGCAACAATTGATGCACCCGACATGCTCGACCAACTCTGTGCCGTCTGCAACGACCATTTTACTGCGGTCAAAAACCACCTTGATCAGATCGACGTCGCCTACAGTATCAACCCACGCATGGTCCGCGGACTTGACTATTACACCAAAACCACTTTTGAAATGATTACCGGCAATCTCGGCTCGCAGAATGCGGTTGCCGCGGGCGGACGTTATGACGGGCTGATCAAAGCTCTCGGTGGCCCGGAACTTCCCGGCATCGGTTTTGCCATGGGCGTTGAGCGCCTGGCGCTCCTGCTGCAGGGTTCCAGCACCATTAGTGATGATGTTCCGCAACTTTTCATTGCGGCCCTCGGCGCCCCGGCGATTGCCGAAGGGTTCTGCATCCTGACCGAATTGCAGCGCAAAGGTATCTGCGCCGAAATGGATTATCACGGCAGAAGTCTGAAGGCTCAGCTAAAACGAGCGGATAAAATCAGAACCAGATTCACCCTGATTCTCGGAGAGGATGAACTCGCCTCCGGCAAGGCATTATTGCGGAACATGAGCGATGGCAGCCAGCAGGAGATTGAGCTGAGCAATATTGCTTCCGTCCTGGCGGAAGCGGTCTCCTGA